gttgtagcaaaatgtgtccgaaaatttaaatactctctccagagcgtgcaacagttcattcagaggccaaagcattacttattaaatgtttttcctacatatacaaaaatactgtgcttagattacagaaaaaggattacaataacatacagttacaatagatgcagaacagtttcttaaagcAAAAGGATGAAACAAAAACAGAAGACCCTATAACATTACATTGCCATGTATCAAGattttcccccagagaggtcactggcaaaGAGCTGAAAGATCATGTAtttggtccaaacacacctctgttgaaatctaagTTCCTACTACTTTGCCAATACTTAAATATTCTTTTACCACATGgaaacataagcccaccccctgTTATAAATCGgctgtgagattgacagttttgACAGagtagagaaaaaaaacctttacaaACCGGCGTTTAAACTTTACCACAGTAGATACGCACTCATAACTTTTCTTAACTAATAATACTTAgacacgtgagtcacatcaatacattAAGACGTTCATGGTGGACGCAACAAGACTAAGCACCCTAAACCTGGGCAACAAATGGATATCTTTTCCCCCAGAACCCGTCAGACCTCCCAGATCAGGAACCATTGCGTTCGTCTCGCTGTCACGAATGCAAATATCCAAATTATAGATGTCCGCATTGCTGTCAAGTCCCTGGTTCTATGTTTCATATCTCTGGGATGGCAAAGGATAGTAACACCCCCCCTGGCCACCCATAAACCTCTTCCAGGGATCCTTTGAAAACCTCACAAACCTTACCCTGTTTGTTTGTGTTAGGAAAGCCACAATTTACTTCCAGCTCCGGCAAAACATTTGTTCTTATCTCTAGATTATATCAGTTTAACACTTGGCCTGGCTGAGGCGTTAACAGGCCATAAACCATTACTTTATACTCTTATCACCCAACTCTAAGCTCTCTTTGAAGGCCAACCCAATACATTGTATTGTTAAACCTAAATTGTGTCaatattaacccctgaagcaccagatggattaaaatacataatatctcatgatgaTGTGAGAGCCTCATTCGCCCTGAAGTAAAATGGCTAAAAATAGAGGTAAGAGGGTAACCAGAACATGAAAGATCTGGCTGGATCCTAGGTTTTTGATATTTTTGTCCTCCTGTGACTCCACTGAGTGATCTATACATCCCAGGATGTTATATACACCCCTTTGagtgatacatatatacatcctTGGTGTTATTATTTATAAAGTGTTTTACCAGGACATactacagtgagagttacctctcattttcaagtatgtcctgggcagagttaagacaaataatacagggttacaaatacagttacataagtgaacagggtatacattatatacaagacattgcatgcacagttaaagaaaatatatattataggcgtatgtaacagttacagaccagattaaaatgtgagacagccttagttttgaaagaatttaaactggtggtggctgtgagagtctccggtaggttgttccagttttggggggcacggtaagaggaggaggagcggccagatactttgttgaaccgtgggaccatgaacagtcttttggagttttGTTGGTGCCTGAAATTCTTGGCATTATCCCAGGAATGAGCAAGAGGAGTaaaccattacacacacacacacatacacacacaaaagtcAAAATAAATCGTATTTTATATAGACTAGTGGTTCCCAACCCCATTCTTAAAGTatccccagcaggtcaggtttgaaggatatctgcttcagcacaggtggctcaatttggTGGCTGTAATTTTGAttgtcatctgtgctgaagcagggatatccttaaaaacctgagctgttgtgGTTACTTGAGGGCTGGAATTGGGAATTGCTGACATAGACAATCATGTATGTGGCTTCAATAAAAGAAAAGTGTTTACACCCTTTAAATATATTTAGCTCAAGGCAACTAGAGAGGGTGGACAATGAAAAGTCAATGTGACCATTTTGCTAGTTGGAAAAGTAGAGAGTAATGCTGGTTTAATATGCACCCCTCTGTTGAAATCCAAGGGTTCCTACACcagccccccattctctccccaaaCACCCCCTACCACCACATCCCAACTTCCAGCCCCCATGAACAATCTTTATTTTTTCAGCatgttatttatttaacaaattaGATTCTAAGTCTCATGTAAAGTCTACGATTGCAACTCTTCTTTTTTTGTACTTTCCAGAGCTCCACTTCTCCGGCGACAAAGCAACTAACTGAGGAAGACTCAAGTGATGCGACCGAGACAAAGAAAATCTGTCCCATTAACACTGATATGATTAAGAAAGAAAAAGATGACGAGGAGCCAGACAGCTGCGATGAAATATGGTGGAAAGGACTCAGTTTGTACCACGAGGAGATAAACCAGACAAGCAACCAATATAACGATGCTATCATCAGCTTGAACACGGCCTCTGCAAAGGAGTTCAACTCCAGTCCAGAGTTTAAGGACCCAGTAGGTGGGACGGTTTTTGACGTGGAGTCCCCGTTTCAGCCGTCAGCGGAGAATGTTTCTCTGCAATGCTTTGGGAACAGGACGCTGAAGTTTCAGAGCTCTTGGTACTCGGATTTCCCGTGGCTTCACTACAGTCCCCAGTTGCAAGCTGTGCTGTGCTTCACCTGTGGGAAGGCTGAGAGTATGGGTCTTCTGGACACCTCTAGGACGAGAGATTCTGCTTTTACAGTCGTGGGGTTCTCTGACTGGAAGAATGCTTGGGAGAAGTTTGAGTCTCACCAAAAGTCCAAAAACCACGAGTTTGCCATCTGGAAATTAATCCATGTCTTGCAGAACCAGAAAAGGGAAGCTGCTCTGCAGCAGCAGAGGAAGGTCAGGCAGGCTATTCCCAGCGCATGCCTGAACAAGCTGATACACGCCATGCGCTTTCTGATCCAACGAGGTCACACGTTTCAAGGCCATAAGTCGATCGAGGAGGGTTTGTTTGAACTTCTGAAATTGTTGGGCCAGGACAATGAAATGTTCAGGCATTGGCTAATGACCAATCAGAACTTCACCAGTGCGGAAATTCAGTATGAAATTATCGGTTTAATGAGCCATGAGATTATAAATTTAATTACAAAGGATGTGAACCAGGGCTCGATGTATTACTCTGTGATTATTGACAGCATCCAGAACTCAGACACACAGCAGCTGAGCCTCTGCCTGCGCTATCTGGATGCAGACATGCAGTCCCAAGAGGACTTTATTGGGTTTATCAAACCCATGGAGGAAACGGGCACATCTGCGGCAAACCTTATTCTGGACCTTCTTGCTCGACATTCTTTACCCATTGATCTCCTGAGGGGAATCGCCTTTGAGGGGACAGCCGGCTCATCGCTGTGTTACATGGAATCCTGTGCCTTGCTGAAGCAGAAACAGCCACTGGCCATGTTTGTACATTGTGGAGCACCTTCTGGCAGTTTCTTGACAAGGGATAGCAGTCACGCCAGTCCAATTTTGCAGCAAGCCTTATATTCTGTCAATGACCTGTGCAAGCTATTCAGTAAGACCACCAAGTACAAATTTTTGCTTTCTGAAATGACTCCTTGCTTCACTAGTCAGACTCGGTACTTGTGTCCCTCTAAATGGTGTGTTCACTTGCCTGTGATCAATACAGTCATCCAGAATTATAGGCTTATCATAGAGGGTCTGGAGGAAATGGACACTGATACCAATGAGGTTGGAGTAAGAGCACATTTTCTTTTAGAAAAGTTTGTTGAAGGAAATACTTTTGTCAGTTTGCTTCTTATAAGATCCATAATGGAGCCTCTGAACATCCTGAATATAAACCTGGAGGAGCAGAACAGACTTATGGATAGTACATTGAAGAAAGTGAGGATGGTGAAAGAAATATTAGTGAGGGTGCGACAAGAGGCAACGGTTGTGGATTTCTTAAGACAAGCAGAAGAAGTTGTGACTAAACATAACTTGGTACCAATAGCAACTCCACCACCAAGAAGATGGCGCTGTCCGGCTTTTGACAGTGCGGATCAACAGGTTGCTGAGACTACGGAGGATTTCTTCAAAAAGGAATATTTCAAGATGCTTGATGCCATCATTTCTCAGCTGGAGAACCGGTTCCTTCAGCAAGGATTTATTGAGTACTGTCATCTTGAAGATGTGCTTCTTTGTGCAGGAAAGGGGGGAGAATCGGATAGTGTCATTGAGGAAAAACTGTCCATCCTCTCCAAATATCCAGAGTTCAACATGCGAATGCTCAAAGTCCAACTGGAAATGTTTGCACACAAGAACACATACAGCTCGTTGGCAGAAGCCGTTCGTCTTTACAAGTCTGTTACCCCTGAAGTCGAGGAGATTTTTAGCGAGCTGGGTAAATTTCTGAAGTTTCTCCTCATTATTCCAGTGAGCAGCAGTGAGAATGAGCAGGCCTGCAGCCCGTTCCAGCGACTGAGAACTATGCTCAAGTTCACCACCACAGAGACACGCTCAAGTGACGTGGCTGTCTGCTATGTGGATGAAATACGCTTGGACAACCTGTGCTTGGAAACTATAGCCCACAACTTTGTTCAAGGCTTGTAATGACAAAAGCTGCCTCTTTGTGACTGGATTATTTGCAGGTTGGGATGTTCTCAGGCCCAACATGAATGATTAATAGCTACAACTGTGCGTAAGATTTCAACACAAAATGTCTTACTTTAGCAGCCATTTTCTGCCAAAAAGTATCACACATGTCAGAGaagtctttttgtttgttttttttctccctctaaGGCCAATGTGACTACTGTAAACAAGCGTTATTTTGTAAGTTAATTTGTTATCGGTTTTGTTTATGAATGATGCATTAAGGTAATATTAccttgttgttgtgtgtttttatatgaaTCAGAACTCTTGTTGGAGAATGTATATTGAGTAATGAGACTagctaaataaaatgtatttagatTCTGTGTTGTAATGTCATAAAAAGCACAAGGTGACCATTGTGTATTTCAAGGAATAAGTGTATAAATTACATTTTTCCTctgccagcaaaaaaaaaaatgacaataaacaGGTGTTCTTAATATCCTGAACcttttttgctgctttaaaatagggCTCTGAAAAATGCAACGTGTATGCTACAaggatatatggatatatatgaaGGAGTGTAGTCGCCTAATTATAAGGCAAGCAGACATAGGGGGCGGTATTGTCCTACAGGACAAACTGGTCTATCTTGCTGAGGCCGCACGACTCCTATCTGACCCAGTCTCTTATAAGACTCTCTTCCACGTGATCCCACTAAAGATTACCAGGCCATTTTGCATATATTTTTGAGTAATGCATGTACTAATGGTTTAATTTCGGTCGATGAGTTTAAATTTTTGTTTATTACACACCCTTGGATTCCCATATTTTACCACCTACCAAAAGTTTACAAAGATCTGGTGAATCATCCTGGCAGGcccatagtctcggggattgagtCAATGACATAATGTCCcaatatgtagattttttttcttcGGACCCATGTGGTCAAACTGAAGTCACAAATTAGGGACGTCTTGCATGTCATTGACTCTGTCTCCGAGATTGTTTGGAAACCATATTTTGTGTGGGCAACATGTGATGTGCAATCATTGTGCACATGTATTGCTCACGATATGGGCCTGTCAGCGATTAAATATTATTTGAATCACGATAACCAATTAGTTGATACACAAggtgcatttattttatcatttatccAATTTATCCTCActgacaattattttttgttccaATCACAgtattatttacagatctgtggaacggccatgggcacaaggtttgcctccagttatgctaatttattcatgggtttttgggaggataGCCATGTCTATACCAATAACCCATGGGGGGTGggcctggtgttctatggccgtttcatagataatattattatcatttgggACACACAGTTGGGGGATATCTTGGACTTATTTGCACACTTTAATAACAACACCTTAGGCCTGGTTTTTACTTCAGTGGTTAAACCTGTGGAAGTGGTCTTTATGGATCTAAAATTAAAGATAGATTCAGATGGCCACATTTAAACAGACACTCATATAAAAGAAGTGTCTGTTAATAGCTACATACATCCCACCAGAAGCCATCATCCAAAATGGCTGTCGAACATTCCCTTTAGCGAGTTAAGTAGGATACGACGCAATTGTTCCTCTGATGTATTGGCTGTATCCTGTGCATGTCTGACCCGTGGCCACGTTGGAACACACGGGGTTATGTCATACACAGGGACTCCGAAGCATGGAgttgtcacgcatgcgcagtcacgATTGTGGGATCAGGAGCTATATGGCGTCCCTGCCCTAGAGACACATGCGCAACACTGCGGATATGCATTCTAGTAAGCGCTCCAGTCGCCTGCTGAGGCGTCATAGAGAGCAGTGACGGCTATTGGTCCAGTGCGTTCCACGACTCGTTGCGTGCCACAGACACCTCACACATGCGGTTTCGCGGGCTTTGTCGGGTCCAACACGGGTGAGTTGCTTGTATTTCATAattggtatgggtatatatatgttgGGTCACTGGCACTCATTCAttgcacatccctgaggaaggtcacgttctgctgaccgaaacgttgtatgcagtgccatgtattgtAGATATGAATACAGTTTTTCTACTAACCTGGCTGTCTCTGTTTTCCGGATCCCCATCTGGTAAATATTTGGTCTTCATGTGCATTAGTTTCTTCACGTTTACAGTGTGCCTACTGCCcctctacatatgtgtgtgtgtgtgtgtgtgtgtgtgtgtttaatgcaTGTCTTTCTATTCTCACATTGGTCTGTCCCATTCCATTTCTTATTCTCTTTTCCTTCCCtcctctcacttcccccttcacctcccctcctccccctctctcccccccaccttctttccccctttcccttcccctccccatgctctttcccccccttcttttAGAATCATTTTAGGCATTTTGACTGCATGTTGGTTTTCTATcaattattaatttattaatatattatttgATTCTTGGTTCATTACATTAACATTAGCTCATGTCCCTGAATGTGTGGtatttcattcatttatttatttattatattcacTTTATTTCCCGTTTGTTTAAGGGATTAATATTATAATTTTATTACATTGCAATCATGTGTTACCATTTACTTTTTGACCAATCAAGTTCAAGTTAGTGTAGTATATATATTCTGTTTACTAATGATGCCGCACCCCCTGCCGAAGTCGGTAAGtgccgacgaaacgcgtagggtctgacgtcatcacgcattacGTCAATACGCATCACGAAGTTCTGTGGTGTTTCCCTGCTACCGCAGGGGTATTTGTTTACTGGCAAGCGGTTCTGGTTCTCTGTTTGTGGAGACTCTGCTGAAGAATATCTGGACTTCTaaatgtcaggaatccactcctggcttttctcgtagccttgcagggtgctgctgttctcactaattccctctttgcaatcaacagcagctgtgtgggctcactgcaacctagccttgtactcagtcattggagcaatgccctcacaccctcctcctgggattggcctgctggcctttaaatactgcattcccacaatccctctctgccgagcataatccttcttggatgttacctgtgttttgccacaagccacAGGCTTGTTATCTCTCGTTACTAATCTCTGTTGATTATTGTTCCAGTTTGTTGTTCCTGTTTCCTCGTAGCCTGCAGCTACTTCgctgaggcctgtgttcctggttCCCGGAGGTCTGTGTCGCCTGCCTGGACTTAGCAACCTGCTGCATACACCTCTTGCTGAGGTTGCTGTTTTGaccccgtggcctgctgctctttctccctttgcAGAGGCCAGCTTTAactcccgtgctgaagcaccccggagacctgctgtgtgctatctccctggagcccgcaacctgctgcttctacccttagcagaggttgctgtttggaccctgtggcctgctgctctttctcccttcgcagaggccagcttgaactcTTGCGCTTAAGCCCTGGATTACCGGTGCTGCCTGGCTGTGTGCCCACTCCGGcctgtcttccctctcctagaccggggccgtggacgccactcgcgcaaaccccgttcccgacctgcagcgattacgctgaagcaggaggacctgcttgatttcctgttgccgactccctgcttggactacgactacctGGACATCTCCTATcccgactctggctcgtccaacgactacactgttctctccagtcctgaacctggccagtttgactatgaacttcgcactccggaccagtctgcgcgatataaggtcggtgatttcataaccgaGTCTCAGCCACacggtccggccccggtttgtggcgagcacaaccgtaacacTAAATACCTGTACCACGCCTGGTTCCACAGGATTGGGGCTGTCGTTTGTGGCATATGGGAACATCCCTTCTCCCCGGCGGTGGGACCACAGGCATGTGGGTCACAGTGAGTTCATCAGGAGGTCCCTTCTCTACCATCGCATTAGTTTTATCAGGGCTACGAGACGCCAAAGAAACcattatgtgtgttttattttcctTCATCTTGTAAGTGTGTATTCTCTACCACACATctaatttattacattttatttatctgCATCTCTGAAGATAATGTACTAGGGgagtgcgcttttttcttttctttttcacagTGCTTGTCTGGGAGTGATTCTCCCGTGGATGTAGCAGCCCCCCTTATTACATTCTATCTGGCTTTGGGACATTTTTTGCCCAACTTAGAGGACAGTTCCACTGGATTCGTTTTCTGCTGGATTGGACTTAGAACTAACTGGTATTTGATTGTTTAGAGTATTAATTGTGCATACAACTGTGTATTCAGTgttgtctgtatgtatatatatatatatatatatatatatatatatatagtgcagaataaatgagttcttcagtattaggtgataccttttttattggactaacaatttatgtcataggacaagctttcgagagttatcctctcttcttcaggtcaagcaatactgatatacaaaggattcaatggctaaaacagtgtagagagagggggaaaaaaacaacagatatttactgtagataaggtagggtgttaaatatgaggagaagtgatgtcccacaggtgagcagtatcttccttcttcgtgatggagtatagagtgtctgtgcatattcattcttccttgtagtttttggctggtttccccaatgtagcaaccttggtcacatttgttgcactgaatcatatacactatattcctggatgtgcagctatatgatcctttaacattgaatgttctatggttgtgactggctgtgggatcttggcaaatatgtttgcagagtttgcagcgtttgttgctgcacggttttgtgccattatccatgtctttaaaatcgttgtgaagttttctgctgactaatttctgtttgaggtttggtggttgccggaatgcaagaatgggaggtttgggaaagatttcttttaatgtcgcatcctctgtcagcatgggttgcagatctttgattatttttcgtataccctctagggtagggttgtatgtgatcactagtggtatgcgtgtggtaggttctttctgtctgtattgtagcaggtgttctcgtggggcttttattgcagatgtaatagttttggcaatggtctttggtttgtatcccttctgtctgaacgattcggtcagggttgtgagatgcctgtttctgtcttcagtgtcagagcatatgcggtggtatcttatagcctggctgtgtatgatgccttgttttgtatgagtgggatggaagctggagttgtggaggtaactgcatctgtcagttggtttcttgtatacagatgtgtgtagttttccatctttcagtgttactgtagtatctagaaagtttactaggtttgccgaataatccattttgagtttcgCTACaggccgggagcagaatggaagattcggctcccggctgcctcttaaggcttcccttggcctgcccccccgtccctcccccagGGGTCGTGACGGCGGCCCAGAGGTcctagcgaggtgaggggggagggggcttgaacCCTGGTCATGGGCATCCCTCGCCTAAATGGCTGGAGGGATTTCTTGACCAGGGAgactgcgagggaccccctcccacttggaaccagtacccacatataaacagacaagtaatgacagactcagtttggaggtataaaaggcagcggctttgtttattaactaTCATAAtaatggagtaagcgctagtccatgccagaggggggtcagagggtcagccaggccttggcctgctgcccccgtacccggccgagcCCTAAAGAGCCGGCCATTGTCGcaagtgggttcccgggtgtcacgttcgcttgaccccgcccattcgctcctacccccgggcgacgcccgccccgagcccatctggcatggacaagcacttacccccgaactgccgccactcacggctctatttaaaccttaaattagaccgtgctgCCAACACCGCTAGGACCCTCTCCAGCTCCTCCTGCAAATCGTTGTTGAACAAATCCGCCCCTATCTCAGATAAGTGTATGCCGTCGGCCCGAAACAGGCCGATTGACTTGTagtcgaactcgggatgggtgatctgccatcccccacactgcgtcacaaactttcccaccatcttgttcaatttgacccgcgctcggtcgaCGGCGCCCGGTGCTCTCGCACCCCTCCACACTATCCTGCAAactatgtccgaccaaacgatctgtactccTGGCCAACGGGCGAGTatgagggctaggtcgtgttttatcgaattaaccagctcgaagtagcgtcgagcggccagatagttgcccccgacgtggaggagcaggATCTgtggcgccctcctatccctaccCATCACCATCACCAATAGCCgtgggagcaactgagcccaccgcagccccctacctcccccccataccacatttgcctgcTCCGCTCGCAACCCGAGGTTTGCCCCGTATGGGCGTTggacagcccgcttctctgcccagtgtataagcgagtctccgattatccaagtggttGCGGCATCTGTGAAGGCATAAAGGGATGaggggggtttatccaagcacgctaaatcccagataatgTGGACCTGATATAGggccggtatctgttagacttcaaTCGCCCTATTTTTTggatcgcagctactgacagccaaatcaaaattgcttgtaa
The Ascaphus truei isolate aAscTru1 chromosome 13, aAscTru1.hap1, whole genome shotgun sequence DNA segment above includes these coding regions:
- the LOC142465158 gene encoding uncharacterized protein LOC142465158 isoform X1; protein product: MWVILSEAANRAATFLFFEHLMWTLPFWIGPPMESTVCIRDQLMHHRNGLSCPSVMMYLELELIDDGVFASRNPDRLTALPNLPPLTFPLLWQGLSSFLTCLVHRGGVLALPHSPHSRDRPAMADRVMDMYDNSNLFGLDSLAGYSYDRDGPDTMDDALGCILEQLVADNGGEPNTETDIGEIEEQAELLIKQEIPEVKIKQEIPEAKIKQEIPEAKIKQEIPEAKIKQEIPDAKVQPMLPTQPVANQEPLNQGNDFMGTSNSGPRAPKIMKAPAVMTLGGCTVIQTQSLIPGQKQTFSANGSEVTFTKLLSGTPLQPGMTIVSGNTVQAKTPGPGAGGQLGGIRSLRKLLLKPPCSQPTPGISEGNMGIKPEVTLTSAPVQGDSKQIALALQQPHQANTTMGQPVKMVTIQLQVQQVADGQKFQIVHQTPGSVTLTAGGQQTYVVQTLSAPPKVVQQPQARSSQSSTAGQFPWRVGGQRESDSRKIDPQKQQEKANRIVAEAIAKARARGEQNIPRVLNEDELPIIKAYDGTKWKRKKKRVEAGAKPSTIRPIVRRKRKRDLSSDSSDSEEIPDQTSPAENRDGVQKRRSNRLVTRKNYAEDLDIKMTDDEDDEKSSTSPATKQLTEEDSSDATETKKICPINTDMIKKEKDDEEPDSCDEIWWKGLSLYHEEINQTSNQYNDAIISLNTASAKEFNSSPEFKDPVGGTVFDVESPFQPSAENVSLQCFGNRTLKFQSSWYSDFPWLHYSPQLQAVLCFTCGKAESMGLLDTSRTRDSAFTVVGFSDWKNAWEKFESHQKSKNHEFAIWKLIHVLQNQKREAALQQQRKVRQAIPSACLNKLIHAMRFLIQRGHTFQGHKSIEEGLFELLKLLGQDNEMFRHWLMTNQNFTSAEIQYEIIGLMSHEIINLITKDVNQGSMYYSVIIDSIQNSDTQQLSLCLRYLDADMQSQEDFIGFIKPMEETGTSAANLILDLLARHSLPIDLLRGIAFEGTAGSSLCYMESCALLKQKQPLAMFVHCGAPSGSFLTRDSSHASPILQQALYSVNDLCKLFSKTTKYKFLLSEMTPCFTSQTRYLCPSKWCVHLPVINTVIQNYRLIIEGLEEMDTDTNEVGVRAHFLLEKFVEGNTFVSLLLIRSIMEPLNILNINLEEQNRLMDSTLKKVRMVKEILVRVRQEATVVDFLRQAEEVVTKHNLVPIATPPPRRWRCPAFDSADQQVAETTEDFFKKEYFKMLDAIISQLENRFLQQGFIEYCHLEDVLLCAGKGGESDSVIEEKLSILSKYPEFNMRMLKVQLEMFAHKNTYSSLAEAVRLYKSVTPEVEEIFSELGKFLKFLLIIPVSSSENEQACSPFQRLRTMLKFTTTETRSSDVAVCYVDEIRLDNLCLETIAHNFVQGL
- the LOC142465158 gene encoding uncharacterized protein LOC142465158 isoform X2; translation: MWVILSEAANRAATFLFFEHLMWTLPFWIGPPMESTVCIRDQLMHHRNGLSCPSVMMYLELELIDDGVFASRNPDRLTALPNLPPLTFPLLWQGLSSFLTCLVHRGGVLALPHSPHSRDRPAMADRVMDMYDNSNLFGLDSLAGYSYDRDGPDTMDDALGCILEQLVADNGGEPNTETDIGEIEEQAELLIKQEIPEVKIKQEIPEAKIKQEIPEAKIKQEIPEAKIKQEIPDAKVQPMLPTQPVANQEPLNQGNDFMGTSNSGPRAPKIMKAPAVMTLGGCTVIQTQSLIPGQKQTFSANGSEVTFTKLLSGTPLQPGMTIVSGNTVQAKTPGPGAGGQLGGIRSLRKLLLKPPCSQPTPGISEGNMGIKPEVTLTSAPVQGDSKQIALALQQPHQANTTMGQPVKMVTIQLQVQQVADGQKFQIVHQTPGSVTLTAGGQQTYVVQTLSAPPKVVQQPQARSSQSSTAGQFPWRVGGQRESDSRKIDPQKQQEKANRIVAEAIAKARARGEQNIPRVLNEDELPIIKAYDGTKWKRKKKRVEAGAKPSTIRPIVRRKRKRDLSSDSSDSEEIPDQTSPAENRDGVQSSTSPATKQLTEEDSSDATETKKICPINTDMIKKEKDDEEPDSCDEIWWKGLSLYHEEINQTSNQYNDAIISLNTASAKEFNSSPEFKDPVGGTVFDVESPFQPSAENVSLQCFGNRTLKFQSSWYSDFPWLHYSPQLQAVLCFTCGKAESMGLLDTSRTRDSAFTVVGFSDWKNAWEKFESHQKSKNHEFAIWKLIHVLQNQKREAALQQQRKVRQAIPSACLNKLIHAMRFLIQRGHTFQGHKSIEEGLFELLKLLGQDNEMFRHWLMTNQNFTSAEIQYEIIGLMSHEIINLITKDVNQGSMYYSVIIDSIQNSDTQQLSLCLRYLDADMQSQEDFIGFIKPMEETGTSAANLILDLLARHSLPIDLLRGIAFEGTAGSSLCYMESCALLKQKQPLAMFVHCGAPSGSFLTRDSSHASPILQQALYSVNDLCKLFSKTTKYKFLLSEMTPCFTSQTRYLCPSKWCVHLPVINTVIQNYRLIIEGLEEMDTDTNEVGVRAHFLLEKFVEGNTFVSLLLIRSIMEPLNILNINLEEQNRLMDSTLKKVRMVKEILVRVRQEATVVDFLRQAEEVVTKHNLVPIATPPPRRWRCPAFDSADQQVAETTEDFFKKEYFKMLDAIISQLENRFLQQGFIEYCHLEDVLLCAGKGGESDSVIEEKLSILSKYPEFNMRMLKVQLEMFAHKNTYSSLAEAVRLYKSVTPEVEEIFSELGKFLKFLLIIPVSSSENEQACSPFQRLRTMLKFTTTETRSSDVAVCYVDEIRLDNLCLETIAHNFVQGL
- the LOC142465158 gene encoding uncharacterized protein LOC142465158 isoform X4; amino-acid sequence: MADRVMDMYDNSNLFGLDSLAGYSYDRDGPDTMDDALGCILEQLVADNGGEPNTETDIGEIEEQAELLIKQEIPEVKIKQEIPEAKIKQEIPEAKIKQEIPEAKIKQEIPDAKVQPMLPTQPVANQEPLNQGNDFMGTSNSGPRAPKIMKAPAVMTLGGCTVIQTQSLIPGQKQTFSANGSEVTFTKLLSGTPLQPGMTIVSGNTVQAKTPGPGAGGQLGGIRSLRKLLLKPPCSQPTPGISEGNMGIKPEVTLTSAPVQGDSKQIALALQQPHQANTTMGQPVKMVTIQLQVQQVADGQKFQIVHQTPGSVTLTAGGQQTYVVQTLSAPPKVVQQPQARSSQSSTAGQFPWRVGGQRESDSRKIDPQKQQEKANRIVAEAIAKARARGEQNIPRVLNEDELPIIKAYDGTKWKRKKKRVEAGAKPSTIRPIVRRKRKRDLSSDSSDSEEIPDQTSPAENRDGVQKRRSNRLVTRKNYAEDLDIKMTDDEDDEKSSTSPATKQLTEEDSSDATETKKICPINTDMIKKEKDDEEPDSCDEIWWKGLSLYHEEINQTSNQYNDAIISLNTASAKEFNSSPEFKDPVGGTVFDVESPFQPSAENVSLQCFGNRTLKFQSSWYSDFPWLHYSPQLQAVLCFTCGKAESMGLLDTSRTRDSAFTVVGFSDWKNAWEKFESHQKSKNHEFAIWKLIHVLQNQKREAALQQQRKVRQAIPSACLNKLIHAMRFLIQRGHTFQGHKSIEEGLFELLKLLGQDNEMFRHWLMTNQNFTSAEIQYEIIGLMSHEIINLITKDVNQGSMYYSVIIDSIQNSDTQQLSLCLRYLDADMQSQEDFIGFIKPMEETGTSAANLILDLLARHSLPIDLLRGIAFEGTAGSSLCYMESCALLKQKQPLAMFVHCGAPSGSFLTRDSSHASPILQQALYSVNDLCKLFSKTTKYKFLLSEMTPCFTSQTRYLCPSKWCVHLPVINTVIQNYRLIIEGLEEMDTDTNEVGVRAHFLLEKFVEGNTFVSLLLIRSIMEPLNILNINLEEQNRLMDSTLKKVRMVKEILVRVRQEATVVDFLRQAEEVVTKHNLVPIATPPPRRWRCPAFDSADQQVAETTEDFFKKEYFKMLDAIISQLENRFLQQGFIEYCHLEDVLLCAGKGGESDSVIEEKLSILSKYPEFNMRMLKVQLEMFAHKNTYSSLAEAVRLYKSVTPEVEEIFSELGKFLKFLLIIPVSSSENEQACSPFQRLRTMLKFTTTETRSSDVAVCYVDEIRLDNLCLETIAHNFVQGL